In Streptomyces sp. NBC_00483, a single window of DNA contains:
- a CDS encoding nitrate/nitrite transporter, whose translation MAAQTAQETTSKPPAAAYRNLIVATVGFALTFWAWNLIAPLGSAFGESLGLSSFEQSFLVAVPVIVGSLGRIPVGALTDKFGAKLMFPLVTAATIIPVLLVTVARDSYLAMILVGFLLGLGGTTFAIGVPLVNSWFPPAKRGAAVGIFGMGMGGTALSGYLTPRIAKHGENLPFYVVAIALAAFVVIAWFLISDHPGRTIPTTSLGQRLGEAGKLKVTWELSALYAIGFGGIVAYGTYLPTYLKTWYDLDPVDAGTKAAGFALVTVIFRPIGGWLSDRVHPAVVTAWALAVVAIFAIVQAFNPHLAPGGTLDMLVMGAGLGTASGAVFALVAQVTPPSQVGSVTGIVGAIGGLGGFVPPLVMGAIYSAQNSYSIGFMLLSDLALAGCVYAYGRMRSIKVH comes from the coding sequence GTGGCAGCACAGACAGCGCAGGAGACGACGTCCAAGCCGCCCGCGGCGGCCTACCGCAACCTCATCGTGGCGACCGTGGGTTTCGCGCTCACGTTCTGGGCGTGGAACCTCATCGCCCCGCTCGGCAGTGCCTTCGGCGAGTCCCTGGGGCTCAGCTCGTTCGAGCAGTCCTTCCTGGTCGCGGTGCCGGTGATCGTCGGCTCGCTGGGCCGGATCCCGGTCGGCGCCCTGACCGACAAGTTCGGCGCCAAGTTGATGTTCCCGCTGGTCACAGCGGCGACGATCATCCCCGTGCTGCTTGTGACGGTGGCCAGGGACTCGTACCTGGCCATGATCCTCGTCGGCTTCCTGCTGGGCCTCGGCGGCACCACGTTCGCCATCGGGGTCCCGCTGGTGAACTCCTGGTTCCCGCCCGCCAAGCGCGGCGCTGCGGTCGGCATCTTCGGCATGGGCATGGGCGGCACGGCGCTGTCCGGCTACCTCACGCCCCGCATCGCCAAGCACGGCGAGAACCTGCCGTTCTACGTCGTCGCGATCGCGCTCGCCGCGTTCGTGGTGATCGCCTGGTTCCTCATCAGCGACCACCCCGGCCGCACCATCCCGACGACCTCGCTCGGCCAGCGCCTCGGCGAGGCCGGGAAGCTGAAGGTGACCTGGGAGCTGTCGGCGCTCTACGCGATCGGCTTCGGCGGCATCGTCGCGTACGGCACGTATCTGCCCACGTACCTGAAGACCTGGTACGACCTCGACCCCGTCGACGCGGGCACCAAGGCCGCCGGGTTCGCCCTCGTCACCGTCATCTTCCGGCCGATCGGCGGCTGGCTCTCCGACCGGGTCCACCCGGCGGTCGTCACCGCCTGGGCGCTCGCCGTCGTCGCGATCTTCGCCATCGTGCAGGCCTTCAACCCGCATCTGGCCCCGGGCGGCACGCTCGACATGCTCGTCATGGGCGCGGGCCTCGGCACCGCGAGCGGCGCCGTCTTCGCCCTGGTCGCACAGGTCACCCCACCGTCCCAGGTCGGCTCGGTCACCGGTATCGTCGGCGCCATCGGCGGCCTCGGCGGCTTCGTCCCGCCGCTGGTCATGGGCGCGATCTACAGCGCGCAGAACTCG